A single genomic interval of Antechinus flavipes isolate AdamAnt ecotype Samford, QLD, Australia chromosome 1, AdamAnt_v2, whole genome shotgun sequence harbors:
- the LOC127545866 gene encoding zinc finger protein OZF-like isoform X1, translating to MGPATASSRLPSGMPTPFLAPARAASVEEGPRGASAASTLESVSFQDVAVDFTWEEWRCLGPSQKELYREVMLENYQNLVCLGLAASTPEMIVQLERGEAPWRPEERGSGIHPPDWETGSENKESVIKVGLSMEEPFSESFTNSGVCVSNLDQTWIYATRLERQQNDEDTSRVLKNAQRKPLNEVRSHDHSHCARSAHVGPVHFPQQKISLENTLSKCDTYGKNFRLYSALRNCNKICSKIFPKYNESRKSFSYNSHLIENHKMHPEEKPYECHDCGKAFRWSSHLAQHQITHTGEKPYECKECGKAFGLSTGLTRHQRIHTGEKPYECNECGKAFLLNTNFIVHQRIHSGEKPYECNECGKAFNRSTQLTVHQRIHTGEKPYECHECGKAFRQNTVLTEHQRIHSGEKPYECSECGKAFRQSSQLTQHQRIHTGEKPYECHECGKAFLLSTTFAVHQRIHTGEKPYECNECGKAFSWSTELAEHQRVHTGEKPYECNECGKAFCQSSQLARHQVIHTGEKPYECHECGKAFLLSTTFAIHQKIHSGE from the exons ATGGGCCCCGCGACCGCCTCCTCCAGGCTGCCTTCCGGGATGCCCACTCCCTTTCTAGCCCCTGCTCGGGCCGCATCCGTGGAAGAGGGTCCTCGGGGAGCAAGCGCGGCTTCCACTCTG GAGTCCGTGTCGTTCCAGGACGTGGCCGTGGACTTCACGTGGGAGGAGTGGAGGTGCTTGGGCCCTTCCCAGAAGGAGTTATACCGGGAagtgatgctggagaactaccAAAACCTTGTCTGCCTGG GACTGGCTGCTTCCACACCAGAAATGATTGTCCAGCTAGAGCGAGGGGAGGCGCCATGGCGACCCGAGGAAAGAGGTTCTGGAATCCACCCTCCAG ATTGGGAAACTGGATCTGAAAACAAGGAATCAGTTATCAAAGTGGGCCTTTCTATGGAAGAACCATTCTCGGAAAGTTTCACAAATAGTGGTGTCTGTGTCTCCAACTTGGACCAAACCTGGATATATGCTACCAGGTTAGAGAGGCAGCAGAATGACGAAGATACATCCAGAGTACTAAAAAATGCCCAAAGGAAACCTCTTAATGAAGTGAGGAGCCATGACCATAGTCATTGTGCTAGAAGTGCTCATGTGGGACCAGTTCATTTTCCCCAACAAAAAATATCATTAGAAAATACTCTTTCTAAATGTGATACATATGGAAAGAACTTCAGACTATATTCAGCCCTCAGAAACTGTAATAAAATCTGCTCAAAAATTTTCCCTAAGTATAATGAGAGTAGGAAATCCTTCAGTTATAattcccatctcattgaaaaccATAAAATGCATCCTgaagagaagccttatgaatgtcaTGACTGTGGGAAGGCCTTCCGATGGAGCTCACACCTTGCTCAACATCAGAtaacccacactggagagaaaccctatgaatgtaaGGAGTGTGGGAAGGCCTTTGGGTTGAGCACGGGGCTGACTCGACATCAGAGGATTCACAccggagagaagccttatgaatgcaatgaatgtgggaaggccttcctTTTGAACACAAACTTTATTgttcatcagagaattcatagtggagaaaaaccctatgaatgtaatgaatgtgggaaggccttcaaTAGGAGCACCCAACTTACTGTgcaccagagaattcacactggagagaagccataTGAGTGTCATGAGTGTGGGAAGGCCTTTCGACAGAACACAGTTCTTACTGAACATCAGAGGATTCACagtggagagaaaccctatgaatgcagtgaatgtgggaaagccttccgACAGAGCTCACAGCTTACTCAGCATCAGaggattcacactggagagaagccttatgaatgtcaTGAGTGTGGGAAGGCCTTCCTTCTGAGCACAACTTTTGCTGTCcaccagagaattcacactggagaaaaaccttatgaatgtaatgaatgtgggaaggctttcAGCTGGAGCACAGAACTTGCTGAACATCAGAGGGTTCATACTggtgagaaaccttatgaatgtaatgaatgtgggaaggctttTTGCCAAAGCTCACAATTGGCTCGGCATCAGgtaatccacactggagagaaaccttatgaatgtcaTGAGTGTGGGAAGGCCTTCCTTCTGAGTACAACCTTTGCTATCCATCAGAAAATTCATAGTGGGGAATAA
- the LOC127545866 gene encoding zinc finger protein 501-like isoform X2: protein MLENYQNLVCLGLAASTPEMIVQLERGEAPWRPEERGSGIHPPDWETGSENKESVIKVGLSMEEPFSESFTNSGVCVSNLDQTWIYATRLERQQNDEDTSRVLKNAQRKPLNEVRSHDHSHCARSAHVGPVHFPQQKISLENTLSKCDTYGKNFRLYSALRNCNKICSKIFPKYNESRKSFSYNSHLIENHKMHPEEKPYECHDCGKAFRWSSHLAQHQITHTGEKPYECKECGKAFGLSTGLTRHQRIHTGEKPYECNECGKAFLLNTNFIVHQRIHSGEKPYECNECGKAFNRSTQLTVHQRIHTGEKPYECHECGKAFRQNTVLTEHQRIHSGEKPYECSECGKAFRQSSQLTQHQRIHTGEKPYECHECGKAFLLSTTFAVHQRIHTGEKPYECNECGKAFSWSTELAEHQRVHTGEKPYECNECGKAFCQSSQLARHQVIHTGEKPYECHECGKAFLLSTTFAIHQKIHSGE from the exons atgctggagaactaccAAAACCTTGTCTGCCTGG GACTGGCTGCTTCCACACCAGAAATGATTGTCCAGCTAGAGCGAGGGGAGGCGCCATGGCGACCCGAGGAAAGAGGTTCTGGAATCCACCCTCCAG ATTGGGAAACTGGATCTGAAAACAAGGAATCAGTTATCAAAGTGGGCCTTTCTATGGAAGAACCATTCTCGGAAAGTTTCACAAATAGTGGTGTCTGTGTCTCCAACTTGGACCAAACCTGGATATATGCTACCAGGTTAGAGAGGCAGCAGAATGACGAAGATACATCCAGAGTACTAAAAAATGCCCAAAGGAAACCTCTTAATGAAGTGAGGAGCCATGACCATAGTCATTGTGCTAGAAGTGCTCATGTGGGACCAGTTCATTTTCCCCAACAAAAAATATCATTAGAAAATACTCTTTCTAAATGTGATACATATGGAAAGAACTTCAGACTATATTCAGCCCTCAGAAACTGTAATAAAATCTGCTCAAAAATTTTCCCTAAGTATAATGAGAGTAGGAAATCCTTCAGTTATAattcccatctcattgaaaaccATAAAATGCATCCTgaagagaagccttatgaatgtcaTGACTGTGGGAAGGCCTTCCGATGGAGCTCACACCTTGCTCAACATCAGAtaacccacactggagagaaaccctatgaatgtaaGGAGTGTGGGAAGGCCTTTGGGTTGAGCACGGGGCTGACTCGACATCAGAGGATTCACAccggagagaagccttatgaatgcaatgaatgtgggaaggccttcctTTTGAACACAAACTTTATTgttcatcagagaattcatagtggagaaaaaccctatgaatgtaatgaatgtgggaaggccttcaaTAGGAGCACCCAACTTACTGTgcaccagagaattcacactggagagaagccataTGAGTGTCATGAGTGTGGGAAGGCCTTTCGACAGAACACAGTTCTTACTGAACATCAGAGGATTCACagtggagagaaaccctatgaatgcagtgaatgtgggaaagccttccgACAGAGCTCACAGCTTACTCAGCATCAGaggattcacactggagagaagccttatgaatgtcaTGAGTGTGGGAAGGCCTTCCTTCTGAGCACAACTTTTGCTGTCcaccagagaattcacactggagaaaaaccttatgaatgtaatgaatgtgggaaggctttcAGCTGGAGCACAGAACTTGCTGAACATCAGAGGGTTCATACTggtgagaaaccttatgaatgtaatgaatgtgggaaggctttTTGCCAAAGCTCACAATTGGCTCGGCATCAGgtaatccacactggagagaaaccttatgaatgtcaTGAGTGTGGGAAGGCCTTCCTTCTGAGTACAACCTTTGCTATCCATCAGAAAATTCATAGTGGGGAATAA